One segment of Coffea arabica cultivar ET-39 chromosome 7c, Coffea Arabica ET-39 HiFi, whole genome shotgun sequence DNA contains the following:
- the LOC113698129 gene encoding uncharacterized protein isoform X2 — MPHRTGRKDHVNLREELRIKTGKEPSKLDVFIHSRQGKQMDELTSQTIATMNEEIQKLPETSRDDNFVKDILYENILGPEKPGRLRTYGVGATPKDVYRMSDNMNAGQKKAFEDAVNEKVEIIRGELREEMNSKLADFKEELIAQFEARMRASTCDLASLQRKEMNAAKQSHISNSLEVGDRMNREVGTNDAEMYKEVGTNDAEINKCEMNKKVSSIADILENHHTKKKRSRTTCKRLA, encoded by the exons atgccACATCGAACAGGGCGAAAAGATCATGTGAACCTCAGGGAAGAG CTTCGGATTAAAACTGGAAAAGAGCCTTCGAAACTAGACGTTTTTATTCATTCAagacaaggaaaacaaatggatgagttGACTTCACAAACAATT GCAACTATGAATGAGGAAATACAAAAACTGCCAGAGACATCCAGGGATgataattttgtgaaagatATACTCTATGAAAATATTCTTGGACCTGAAAAACCAGGTCGTCTTCGAACTTATGGGGTAGGTGCGACTCCAAAAGACGTGTATAGGATGTCAGATAACATGAATGCTGGACAAAAGAAAGCATTTGAGGATGCAGTGAATGAGAAAGTGGAAATCATACGTGGTGAACTACGAGAAGAAATGAATTCGAAATTGGCAGATTTTAAGGAGGAGTTGATTGCTCAATTTGAAGCAAGAATG AGGGCATCCACATGTGACTTGGCATCActccaaagaaaagaaatgaatgcAGCAAAACAATCTCATATTTCGAACTCATTAGAG GTTGGTGATAGAATGAACAGGGAAGTTGGAACAAATGATGCTGAAATGTACAAGGAAGTTGGAACAAATGATGCTGAAATAAACAAGtgtgaaatgaataaaaaagtTTCTTCAATTGCTGATATTCTTGAG AACCATCatacaaagaagaaaaggagcagGACTACTTGCAAACGACTTGCTTGA
- the LOC113698129 gene encoding uncharacterized protein isoform X1: protein MFPPPFFNIMEHLLVHLPEEAKLGGPFQFRSMYPIERYLCTLKNYVRSRSHPEGSIAEGYLAEECMAFCSMYLDNIESKLNRPPRNYEDEYLNRQIGRPLGKEEVIYLDDVSWVQAHRYVLGNLETVDPFRRDHKHLLKLEKPRMSNYEREKIHSETFYKWFKKHVADLEKSNSCHDYYKEIAYLAAGPDKWAKSYSGYIVNGFRFHTKKREMRRQTQNSGVFVNASANSFASTKDKNPISGILEYYGVLVDIVELRYSNDIKFVMFKCDWVDNVIGMKQDEHNFTLVNFDHILYKQNTKNDEPFILASQAQQAWYARDALEPEWNIVVKMTPRDLFIIDPEINICEDIQDEHSAWQHVNNNNSEDSNVSWVREGVDGVILDAQTTKSKAHVAEVDDGFFSDEDNLGIDNTIDDTSDDDDFFDKAQQGDKADD, encoded by the exons ATGTTTCCACCTCCATTTTTCAATATCATGGagcatttgcttgttcacttgCCTGAAGAGGCGAAACTTGGTGGACCATTTCAATTTCGGTCTATGTATCCTATTGAGAG GTATCTGTGTACTTTGAAAAATTATGTACGGAGTCGAAGTCACCCTGAAGGTTCAATAGCAGAGGGCTACTTGGCGGAAGAATGTATGGCATTCTGTTCCATGTACTTGGACAATATTGAATCAAAGTTGAATCGCCCACCTAGGAACTATGAAGATGAATATTTAAATAGACAGATTGGCCGTCCCTTAGGAAAAGAAGAGGTCATCTATTTAGATGATGTCTCTTGGGTTCAAGCTCATCGTTATGTTCTTGGAAATCTTGAAACTGTTGATCCTTTTCGCAG GGACCATAAGCATTTGCTAAAACTGGAAAAACCACGCATGTCAAACTATGAAAGGGAGAAAATTCATAGTGAAACATTTTACAAGTGGTTTAAGAAGCAT GTTGCAGATTTGGAAAAATCTAATAGTTGCCATGATTATTATAAAGAAATTGCTTATTTGGCTGCTGGTCCTGATAAGTGGGCAAAAAGCTATTCTGGTTACATTGTTAATGGTTTTCGTTTCCATACTAAGAAGCGTGAGATGAGAAGGCAAACTCAAAATAGTGGTGTATTTGTGAATGCTAGTGCCAATAGTTTCGCTAGTACAAAGGATAAGAACCCTATATCTGGAATTTTAGAATACTATGGGGTCTTAGTGGATATTGTTGAGTTGAGATACTCAAATGACATTAAATTTGTGATGTTCAAGTGTGATTGGGTTGATAACGTCATTGGAATGAAACAAGATGAACACAACTTCACACTTGTTAACTTTGATCATATATTGTACAAGCAAAACACGAAGAATGATGAGCCTTTCATCCTGGCCTCTCAAGCACAGCAAGCTTGGTATGCTCGGGATGCATTGGAACCTGAATGGAATATAGTTGTCAAGATGACCCCTCGAGATCTTTTCATTATTGATCCAGAAATTAACATATGTGAAGATATCCAGGATGAGCATTCTGCTTGGCAACATGTTAATAACAATAATTCTGAGGATAGTAATGTTTCATGGGTTAGGGAAGGTGTTGATGGAGTTATACTTGATGCACAAACTACAAAATCCAAGGCACACGTTGCTGAAGTTGATGATGGATTCTTCTCTGATGAGGATAATCTTGGGATTGACAATACGATTGATGATacaagtgatgatgatgatttttttgaTAAAGCCCAACAAGGAGACAAGGCTGATGATTGA